From Streptomyces sp. NBC_00683, one genomic window encodes:
- a CDS encoding ABC transporter ATP-binding protein has protein sequence MDMRVPTVVVDDVHITYTVNGARTGRGSATSALNRIVSRGQPRGARQVHAVKGVSFAAYKGEAIGLIGSNGSGKSTLLKAIAGLLPPTKGRVHTQGQPSLLGVNAALMSDLTGERNVVLGGLAMGMTREQIRERYQDIVDFSGINEKGDFITLPMRTYSSGMGARLRFSIAAAKSHDVLLIDEALSTGDAKFQRRSKDRILELRKEAGTVFLVSHSNRSITDTCDRALWLEAGTLRMDGPAKDVVAEYEKFTAPAKSKK, from the coding sequence ATGGACATGCGAGTTCCCACCGTCGTCGTCGACGACGTCCACATCACCTACACGGTCAACGGCGCCCGCACCGGGAGGGGCAGCGCCACCTCCGCCCTGAACCGGATCGTGTCGCGCGGGCAGCCGCGCGGCGCCCGCCAGGTGCACGCCGTGAAGGGCGTCAGCTTCGCCGCGTACAAGGGCGAGGCCATCGGCCTGATCGGTTCCAACGGATCCGGCAAGTCGACGCTCCTCAAGGCCATCGCCGGTCTGCTGCCCCCGACGAAGGGCCGGGTCCACACCCAGGGCCAGCCCTCGCTCCTCGGCGTGAACGCCGCCCTGATGAGCGACCTGACCGGGGAGCGCAACGTCGTCCTCGGCGGGCTGGCCATGGGCATGACGCGCGAGCAGATCCGCGAGCGCTACCAGGACATCGTCGACTTCTCCGGCATCAACGAGAAGGGCGACTTCATCACGCTGCCGATGCGGACGTACTCCTCCGGCATGGGTGCCCGGCTGCGCTTCTCGATCGCAGCCGCCAAGAGCCATGACGTCCTCCTGATCGACGAGGCCCTGTCCACGGGCGACGCGAAGTTCCAGCGGCGCAGCAAGGACCGGATCCTGGAGCTCCGCAAGGAGGCCGGCACGGTCTTCCTCGTCAGCCACAGCAACCGGTCGATCACCGACACCTGCGACCGGGCGCTCTGGCTGGAGGCGGGCACGCTGCGGATGGACGGTCCGGCCAAGGACGTCGTGGCGGAGTACGAGAAGTTCACCGCCCCCGCGAAGTCCAAGAAGTGA
- the secA gene encoding preprotein translocase subunit SecA, producing the protein MSVFNKLMRAGEGKILRKLHRIADQVSSIEEDFVNLSDAELRALTDEYKERYADGESLDDLLPEAFATVREAAKRVLGQRHYDVQMMGGAALHLGYVAEMKTGEGKTLVGTLPAYLNALSGKGVHLITVNDYLAERDSEMMGRVHKFLGLDVGCIIANMTPAQRREQYACDITYGTNNEFGFDYLRDNMAWSQDELVQRGHNFAIVDEVDSILVDEARTPLIISGPADQATKWYGDFAKLVTRLTKGEAGNPLKGIEETGDYEVDEKKRTVAIHEPGVSKVEDWLGIDNLYESVNTPLVGYLNNAIKAKELFKKDKDYVVIDGEVMIVDEHTGRILAGRRYNEGMHQAIEAKEGVDIKDENQTLATITLQNFFRLYGKLSGMTGTAMTEAAEFHQIYKLGVVPIPTNRPMVRADQSDLIYRTEVAKFAAVVDDIAEKHEKGQPILVGTTSVEKSEYLSQQLSKRGVQHEVLNAKQHDREAPIIAQAGRKGAVTVATNMAGRGTDIKLGGNPDDLAEAELRQRGLDPVEHVEEWAAALPAALEKAEQAVKAEHDEVKDLGGLYVLGTERHESRRIDNQLRGRSGRQGDPGESRFYLSLGDDLMRLFKAQMVERVMSMANVPDDVPIENKMVTRAIASAQSQVEQQNFETRKNVLKYDEVLNRQREVIYGERRRVLEGEDLQDQIRHFMDDTIDDYIRQETAEGFAEEWDLDRLWGAFKQLYPVKVSVAELEDAAGDLAGVTADFIAESVKDDIHEQYEEREKSLGSDIMRELERRVVLSVLDRKWREHLYEMDYLQEGIGLRAMAQKDPLVEYQREGFDMFNAMMEGIKEESVGYLFNLEVQVEQQVEEVPVQDAAERTSLSKQEAPVAAAARPEIRAKGLDAPQRPDRLHFSAPTVDGEGGIVEGDFSNGDSDRSEGDGMTRAERRKAQKSGGGGGRRRKK; encoded by the coding sequence GTGTCCGTCTTCAACAAGCTCATGCGTGCAGGCGAAGGCAAGATCCTGCGCAAACTGCACCGCATCGCGGACCAGGTCAGCTCCATCGAAGAGGACTTCGTCAACCTCTCCGACGCCGAGCTGCGGGCGCTCACCGACGAGTACAAGGAACGGTACGCGGACGGCGAGAGCCTGGACGACCTGCTTCCCGAAGCATTCGCGACCGTCCGTGAGGCCGCCAAGCGCGTCCTCGGACAGCGCCATTACGACGTTCAGATGATGGGCGGAGCCGCCCTGCACCTCGGCTACGTGGCCGAGATGAAGACCGGTGAGGGCAAGACCCTCGTCGGCACCCTGCCCGCTTATCTCAACGCACTCTCCGGCAAGGGAGTGCACCTGATCACGGTCAACGACTACCTGGCCGAGCGTGACTCCGAGATGATGGGCCGGGTCCACAAGTTCCTCGGTCTCGATGTCGGCTGCATCATCGCCAACATGACCCCGGCGCAGCGCCGTGAGCAGTACGCCTGCGACATCACGTACGGCACGAACAACGAGTTCGGCTTCGACTACCTCCGCGACAACATGGCGTGGTCCCAGGACGAGCTCGTCCAGCGCGGCCACAACTTCGCGATCGTGGACGAGGTCGACTCGATCCTCGTCGACGAGGCCCGTACGCCGCTGATCATCTCCGGCCCGGCCGACCAGGCCACCAAGTGGTACGGGGACTTCGCCAAGCTGGTCACGCGTCTCACCAAGGGTGAGGCGGGCAACCCGCTGAAGGGCATCGAGGAGACCGGCGACTACGAGGTCGACGAGAAGAAGCGGACCGTGGCCATCCACGAGCCCGGTGTCTCGAAGGTCGAGGACTGGCTCGGGATCGACAACCTCTACGAGTCGGTGAACACGCCGCTCGTCGGGTACCTCAACAACGCCATCAAGGCCAAGGAACTCTTCAAGAAGGACAAGGACTACGTCGTCATCGACGGCGAAGTCATGATCGTCGACGAGCACACCGGCCGTATCCTCGCGGGCCGCCGTTACAACGAGGGCATGCACCAGGCCATCGAGGCGAAGGAAGGGGTGGACATCAAGGACGAGAACCAGACCCTCGCCACGATCACCCTGCAGAACTTCTTCCGCCTCTACGGCAAGCTCTCGGGCATGACCGGTACGGCGATGACCGAGGCCGCCGAGTTCCACCAGATCTACAAGCTGGGCGTCGTGCCGATCCCGACGAACCGCCCGATGGTCCGTGCCGACCAGTCGGACCTGATCTACCGCACCGAGGTCGCGAAGTTCGCGGCGGTCGTCGACGACATCGCCGAGAAGCACGAGAAGGGGCAGCCGATCCTGGTCGGCACCACCTCGGTCGAGAAGTCCGAGTACCTCTCGCAGCAGCTCTCCAAGCGGGGTGTCCAGCACGAGGTGCTGAACGCCAAGCAGCACGACAGGGAAGCGCCGATCATCGCCCAGGCGGGCCGCAAGGGTGCCGTCACCGTCGCCACGAACATGGCCGGACGAGGCACCGACATCAAGCTCGGCGGCAACCCCGACGACCTCGCGGAGGCGGAGCTGCGCCAGCGTGGCCTCGACCCCGTCGAGCACGTCGAGGAGTGGGCCGCGGCGCTGCCCGCCGCGCTGGAGAAGGCCGAGCAGGCCGTCAAGGCCGAGCACGACGAGGTCAAGGACCTCGGTGGGCTCTACGTCCTGGGCACCGAGCGGCACGAGTCGCGGCGCATCGACAACCAGCTGCGCGGTCGTTCCGGCCGTCAGGGTGACCCGGGCGAGTCCCGGTTCTACCTCTCGCTGGGCGATGACCTGATGCGGCTGTTCAAGGCGCAGATGGTCGAGCGCGTCATGTCGATGGCGAACGTTCCCGACGACGTGCCGATCGAGAACAAGATGGTGACCCGCGCGATCGCCTCCGCGCAGTCGCAGGTCGAGCAGCAGAACTTCGAGACGCGTAAGAACGTCCTGAAGTACGACGAGGTGCTCAACCGGCAGCGCGAGGTCATCTACGGCGAGCGTCGTCGTGTCCTGGAGGGTGAGGATCTGCAGGACCAGATCCGTCACTTCATGGACGACACGATCGACGACTACATCCGGCAGGAGACCGCCGAGGGCTTCGCCGAGGAGTGGGACCTGGACCGGCTGTGGGGTGCCTTCAAGCAGCTCTACCCGGTGAAGGTCTCGGTCGCCGAGCTCGAGGACGCCGCGGGTGACCTGGCCGGGGTCACGGCCGATTTCATCGCCGAGTCGGTCAAGGACGACATCCACGAGCAGTACGAGGAGCGCGAGAAGTCGCTCGGCTCGGACATCATGCGCGAGCTGGAGCGGCGCGTGGTCCTGTCCGTCCTGGACCGCAAGTGGCGTGAGCACCTCTACGAGATGGACTATCTCCAGGAGGGCATCGGCCTGCGTGCCATGGCGCAGAAGGACCCGCTGGTCGAGTACCAGCGCGAGGGCTTCGACATGTTCAACGCCATGATGGAGGGCATCAAGGAGGAGTCCGTCGGCTACCTGTTCAACCTGGAGGTTCAGGTCGAGCAGCAGGTCGAGGAGGTTCCGGTGCAGGACGCGGCGGAGCGGACCTCCCTCTCGAAGCAGGAAGCACCTGTGGCGGCCGCCGCGCGTCCGGAGATCCGGGCCAAGGGACTGGACGCCCCGCAGCGTCCGGACCGGCTGCACTTCTCCGCTCCCACGGTGGACGGGGAGGGCGGCATCGTCGAGGGCGACTTCTCCAACGGTGACAGTGACCGGTCCGAGGGTGACGGGATGACGCGTGCGGAGCGCCGCAAGGCGCAGAAGAGCGGTGGCGGCGGCGGGCGTCGCCGCAAGAAGTAG
- a CDS encoding NAD-glutamate dehydrogenase, with protein MQTKLDEAKAELLARAARVADNSPGGGVGGPVGTPRVRLAEAGSGADQSERPGQDMLLAYLQRYYLHTAPEDVTGRDPVDLFGAASSHYRLAENRPQGTANVRVHTPTVEENGWTSSHSVVEVVTDDMPFLVDSVTNELSRQGRGIHLVIHPQVVVRRDVTGKLIEVLADDRHRATGVKRGKGRKEAKAELPHDALVESWIHVEIDRETDRADLKQITADLLRVLSDVRETVEDWEKMRDAALRIADELPAEPLDELGDEEVEEARELLRWLAADHFTFLGYREYELRESDALTVVAGTGLGILRSDPPHSEDEAHPVSPSFDRLPADARAKAREHKLLVLTKANSRATVHRPSYLDYVGVKKFDADGNVIGERRFLGLFSSAAYTESVRRVPVVRRKVAEVLEGAGFTPHSHDGRDLLQILETYPRDELFQTPVDQLRSIVTSVLYLQERRRLRLYLRQDEYGRYYSALVYLPRDRYTTGVRLRLIDILKEELGGTNVDFTAWNTESILSRLHFVIRVPPGTELQHLTDADADRIEARLVEAARSWADGFQEALNAECGEERAAELLRRYGHSFPEGYKADHSPRAAVADLVHLEALKSERKDFALSLYEPVGVGPGERRFKIYRIGEQVSLSAVLPALQRLGVEVVDERPYELRCADRTHAWVYDFGLRMPKAAGNGGYLADDARERFQEAFAAVWTGKAENDGFNSLVLGAGLDWRQAMVLRAYAKYLRQAGSTFSQDYMEDTLHNNVHTTRLLISLFEARMSPSRQKAGTELIDGLLEELDGALDQVASLDEDRILRSFLTVIKATLRTNFFQLADDHEPHDYISMKFDPQAIPDLPAPRPAFEIWVYSPRVEGVHLRFGKVARGGLRWSDRREDFRTEILGLVKAQMVKNTVIVPVGAKGGFVAKQLPDPSVDRDAWMAEGIASYKTFISALLDITDNMVMGEVVAPADVVRHDEDDTYLVVAADKGTAKFSDIANDVAVAYGFWLGDAFASGGSAGYDHKGMGITARGAWESVERHFRELGHDTQTEDFTVVGVGDMSGDVFGNGMLLSEHIRLVAAFDHRHIIIDPNPDAATSYAERRRLFDLPRSSWADYNKDLLSAGGGIHPRTAKSIPINAHIREALGIESKVAKMTPAELMQNILKASVDLVWNGGIGTYIKSTAESNADVGDKANDAIRVNGEDLRARVVGEGGNLGATQLGRIEFARAGGRINTDAIDNSAGVDTSDHEVNIKILLNGLVRDGDMTVKQRNKLLAEMTDEVGRLVLRNNYAQNIALSNACAQAPSLLHAQQRFMRRLGRDGHLDRALEFLPNDRQIRELLNHGKGLSQPELAVLIAYTKITAADELISTSLPDDAHLQKLVHAYFPEQLSERFPEAVDGHALRREIITTVLVNDTVNTAGSTFLHRLREETGASLEEIVRAQFAAREIFGLSQVWDAVEALDNQVAADVQTRIRLHSRRLVERGARWLLGNRPQPVEIAQTVEFFRDGVGRVWNELPKLLRGADLEWYRSILDELTSVGVPEELAVRVAGFSSAFPALDIVAIADRTGKDALSVAEVYYDLADRLGITQLMDRIIELPRADRWQSMARASIREDLYAAHAALTSDVLSAGNGTSTPEQRFKDWEEKNAAILTRSRSTLEEIQGSDSFDLANLSVAMRTMRTLLRTHA; from the coding sequence ATGCAGACCAAGCTGGACGAAGCCAAGGCCGAGCTGCTCGCACGGGCGGCCCGGGTAGCTGACAACAGTCCGGGCGGTGGTGTCGGCGGCCCGGTGGGTACCCCCCGGGTGCGCCTTGCCGAGGCCGGCAGCGGGGCCGATCAGAGTGAGCGGCCGGGCCAGGACATGCTGCTCGCCTACCTCCAGCGCTACTACCTGCACACCGCTCCGGAGGACGTCACCGGCCGCGACCCGGTCGATCTCTTCGGGGCTGCCTCTTCCCACTACCGCCTCGCGGAGAACCGCCCGCAGGGCACCGCGAACGTCCGGGTGCACACCCCGACGGTCGAGGAGAACGGCTGGACGTCCAGCCACTCCGTCGTCGAGGTGGTCACCGACGACATGCCGTTCCTGGTCGACTCGGTCACCAACGAGCTGTCCCGGCAGGGCCGGGGCATCCACCTCGTGATCCATCCGCAGGTCGTCGTCCGCCGCGACGTCACGGGCAAGCTCATCGAGGTCCTCGCCGACGACAGGCACCGGGCCACCGGTGTGAAGAGGGGCAAGGGCCGCAAGGAGGCCAAGGCCGAGCTGCCGCACGACGCGCTCGTCGAGTCGTGGATCCACGTCGAGATCGACCGGGAGACCGACCGCGCCGACCTGAAGCAGATCACCGCCGATCTGCTCCGCGTCCTGTCCGATGTGCGGGAGACCGTCGAGGACTGGGAGAAGATGCGCGACGCCGCCCTGCGGATCGCCGACGAGCTCCCCGCCGAGCCCCTGGACGAGCTCGGTGACGAAGAGGTCGAGGAGGCCCGCGAGCTGCTGCGCTGGCTCGCCGCCGACCACTTCACCTTCCTGGGCTACCGCGAGTACGAGCTCAGGGAGAGCGACGCGCTGACCGTCGTCGCCGGCACCGGACTCGGCATCCTGCGCTCCGACCCGCCGCACAGCGAGGACGAGGCGCACCCGGTGAGCCCCTCCTTCGACCGGCTGCCCGCCGACGCCCGAGCCAAGGCCCGTGAGCACAAGCTGCTGGTCCTGACGAAGGCCAACAGCCGCGCGACCGTCCACCGTCCCAGCTACCTCGACTACGTCGGGGTGAAGAAGTTCGACGCCGACGGCAACGTCATCGGTGAGCGCCGCTTCCTCGGACTGTTCTCGTCCGCCGCGTACACCGAGTCCGTACGCCGGGTGCCGGTCGTGCGCCGCAAGGTCGCCGAGGTGCTCGAGGGCGCGGGCTTCACGCCCCACAGCCACGACGGCCGCGACCTGCTGCAGATCCTGGAGACGTACCCGCGCGACGAGCTCTTCCAGACGCCCGTCGACCAGCTGCGCTCCATCGTCACCTCCGTGCTCTACCTCCAGGAGCGCCGCAGACTGCGGCTGTACCTGCGCCAGGACGAGTACGGGCGCTACTACTCCGCGCTCGTCTATCTGCCGCGCGACCGCTACACCACCGGTGTGCGGCTCCGGCTGATCGACATCCTCAAGGAGGAACTGGGCGGTACCAACGTCGACTTCACCGCCTGGAACACGGAGTCGATCCTCTCCCGGCTGCACTTCGTCATCCGGGTCCCGCCGGGCACCGAGCTGCAGCACCTCACCGACGCGGACGCCGACCGCATCGAGGCCCGCCTCGTCGAGGCTGCCCGCTCCTGGGCCGACGGCTTCCAGGAAGCACTGAACGCCGAGTGCGGCGAGGAACGCGCCGCCGAGCTGCTGCGCCGCTACGGGCACTCCTTCCCCGAGGGCTACAAGGCCGACCACTCGCCGCGCGCCGCCGTGGCCGACCTGGTCCACCTCGAAGCGCTCAAGAGCGAGCGGAAGGACTTCGCGCTCAGCCTGTACGAGCCGGTCGGTGTCGGCCCCGGCGAGCGCCGCTTCAAGATCTACCGAATCGGCGAGCAGGTCTCCCTCTCCGCCGTGCTCCCCGCGCTCCAGCGGCTCGGCGTCGAGGTCGTCGACGAACGTCCGTACGAGCTGCGCTGTGCGGACCGTACGCACGCCTGGGTCTACGACTTCGGTCTGCGCATGCCCAAGGCCGCGGGCAACGGCGGCTACCTCGCCGACGACGCGCGGGAGCGTTTCCAGGAGGCCTTCGCCGCCGTCTGGACCGGCAAGGCGGAGAACGACGGCTTCAACTCCCTCGTGCTGGGCGCCGGGCTCGACTGGCGTCAGGCGATGGTGCTGCGTGCCTACGCGAAGTACCTGCGCCAGGCGGGTTCGACCTTCAGCCAGGACTACATGGAGGACACCCTCCACAACAACGTCCACACCACCCGGCTGCTGATCTCCCTCTTCGAGGCCCGGATGTCGCCGAGCCGCCAGAAGGCCGGCACGGAGCTGATCGACGGGCTGCTGGAGGAGCTGGACGGGGCCCTGGACCAGGTCGCCTCGCTCGACGAGGACCGGATCCTGCGCTCCTTCCTCACCGTCATCAAGGCCACGCTGCGGACCAACTTCTTCCAGCTGGCCGACGACCACGAGCCGCACGACTACATCTCGATGAAGTTCGACCCGCAGGCCATCCCGGACCTCCCCGCGCCCCGCCCGGCGTTCGAGATCTGGGTGTACTCGCCTCGTGTCGAGGGTGTCCACCTGCGCTTCGGCAAGGTCGCCCGCGGTGGTCTGCGCTGGTCGGACCGGCGGGAGGACTTCCGTACGGAGATCCTCGGCCTGGTCAAGGCGCAGATGGTCAAGAACACCGTGATCGTGCCGGTCGGCGCCAAGGGCGGCTTCGTCGCCAAGCAGCTCCCGGACCCGTCCGTCGACCGTGACGCCTGGATGGCGGAGGGCATCGCCTCCTACAAGACGTTCATCTCGGCGCTGCTCGACATCACCGACAACATGGTGATGGGCGAGGTCGTGGCACCCGCCGATGTCGTGCGCCACGACGAGGACGACACCTATCTCGTCGTCGCCGCAGACAAGGGAACGGCGAAGTTCTCCGACATCGCCAACGACGTCGCCGTCGCGTACGGCTTCTGGCTCGGCGACGCCTTCGCCTCCGGCGGCTCCGCCGGCTACGACCACAAGGGCATGGGCATCACGGCCCGCGGTGCCTGGGAGTCCGTCGAGCGGCACTTCCGCGAGCTGGGCCACGACACCCAGACCGAGGACTTCACCGTCGTCGGCGTCGGCGACATGTCCGGTGACGTGTTCGGCAACGGCATGCTGCTCTCCGAGCACATCCGGCTGGTCGCCGCCTTCGACCACCGGCACATCATCATCGACCCGAACCCGGACGCCGCCACCTCGTACGCCGAGCGGCGCCGCCTCTTCGACCTGCCCCGCAGCTCCTGGGCCGACTACAACAAGGACCTGCTCTCCGCAGGCGGCGGGATCCACCCGCGTACCGCGAAGTCGATCCCGATCAACGCGCACATCCGGGAGGCCCTCGGCATCGAGTCGAAGGTCGCCAAGATGACGCCCGCCGAGCTGATGCAGAACATCCTCAAGGCGTCGGTCGACCTCGTGTGGAACGGCGGCATCGGTACGTACATCAAGTCGACCGCCGAGTCGAACGCCGATGTCGGCGACAAGGCCAACGACGCGATCCGGGTCAACGGTGAGGACCTGCGCGCCCGGGTCGTCGGCGAGGGCGGCAACCTCGGGGCCACTCAGCTCGGCCGCATCGAGTTCGCCCGGGCCGGCGGCCGGATCAACACCGACGCGATCGACAACAGCGCCGGTGTGGACACCTCCGACCACGAGGTGAACATCAAGATCCTGCTCAACGGCCTGGTCCGGGACGGCGACATGACCGTCAAGCAGCGGAACAAGCTGCTCGCCGAGATGACCGACGAGGTCGGCCGACTGGTCCTGCGCAACAACTACGCGCAGAACATCGCCCTCTCCAACGCCTGTGCCCAGGCACCGTCACTGCTCCACGCCCAGCAGCGCTTCATGCGCAGGCTCGGACGCGACGGGCACCTGGACCGGGCGCTCGAGTTCCTGCCGAACGACCGGCAGATCCGTGAACTGCTCAACCACGGCAAGGGCCTGAGCCAGCCCGAGCTCGCCGTGCTGATCGCGTACACCAAGATCACGGCGGCCGACGAGCTGATCTCGACCAGCCTGCCGGACGACGCGCATCTGCAGAAGCTGGTGCACGCCTACTTCCCCGAGCAGCTGAGCGAACGCTTCCCCGAGGCCGTCGACGGGCACGCGCTGCGCCGCGAGATCATCACGACGGTGCTGGTCAACGACACCGTGAACACCGCGGGTTCGACGTTCCTGCACCGGCTGCGGGAGGAGACCGGGGCGTCGCTGGAGGAAATCGTGCGGGCGCAGTTCGCCGCCCGTGAGATCTTCGGACTCTCCCAGGTGTGGGACGCCGTCGAGGCGCTCGACAACCAGGTGGCCGCCGATGTGCAGACCCGGATCCGCCTGCACTCCCGCCGGCTCGTCGAGCGTGGTGCGCGCTGGCTGCTCGGCAACCGGCCGCAGCCGGTCGAGATCGCGCAGACCGTCGAGTTCTTCCGCGACGGTGTCGGGCGGGTCTGGAACGAGCTGCCCAAGCTGCTCAGGGGCGCCGACCTCGAGTGGTACCGGTCGATCCTCGACGAACTCACCTCGGTGGGGGTCCCCGAGGAGCTGGCGGTGCGGGTGGCCGGGTTCTCCTCGGCCTTCCCGGCGCTGGACATCGTGGCGATCGCGGACCGTACGGGCAAGGACGCGCTGTCGGTGGCCGAGGTCTACTACGACCTCGCGGACCGGCTGGGCATCACTCAGCTGATGGACCGGATCATCGAACTGCCGCGCGCCGACCGGTGGCAGTCCATGGCCCGCGCCTCCATCCGTGAGGACCTGTACGCGGCGCACGCCGCGCTGACGTCGGACGTACTGTCCGCCGGCAACGGGACGTCGACGCCCGAGCAGCGGTTCAAGGACTGGGAGGAGAAGAACGCGGCGATCCTGACGCGGTCGCGCTCCACCCTGGAGGAGATCCAGGGCTCGGACTCCTTCGACCTGGCGAACCTGTCGGTGGCCATGCGGACGATGAGGACTCTGCTGCGTACGCACGCGTGA
- a CDS encoding HAD family hydrolase, whose amino-acid sequence MATPGTQHTHLVWDWNGTLLDDIHAVIGATNAAFAEIDLAPITLEQYREMYCVPIPKFYERLLGRLPTEAEWDRMDGIFHRHYAEQRVACALTEGVEELLAQWRRAGHSQSLLSMYGHEQLVPVVRGYGIESHFVRVDGRTGPSGGSKAEHMERHFVALEETARISPERAVVIGDAVDDAVAAAHVGARAVLYTGGSHSRSSLEAAGVPVVDTLAEAVALAELMGV is encoded by the coding sequence ATGGCGACTCCGGGTACGCAACACACTCATCTGGTCTGGGACTGGAACGGCACACTGCTCGACGACATCCACGCGGTCATCGGGGCGACGAACGCCGCCTTCGCGGAGATCGACCTGGCGCCGATCACGCTGGAGCAGTACCGCGAGATGTACTGCGTGCCGATACCCAAGTTCTACGAGCGTCTGCTCGGCCGGCTGCCCACCGAGGCGGAGTGGGACCGCATGGACGGCATCTTCCACCGCCACTACGCCGAGCAGCGCGTCGCCTGCGCGCTGACCGAGGGCGTCGAGGAGCTGCTGGCGCAGTGGCGGCGGGCGGGCCACAGCCAGTCGCTGCTCAGCATGTACGGCCACGAGCAGCTGGTGCCGGTGGTGCGGGGGTACGGCATCGAGAGCCACTTCGTGCGCGTCGACGGCCGCACCGGGCCGTCCGGCGGGAGCAAGGCCGAGCACATGGAGCGGCACTTCGTGGCACTGGAGGAGACCGCCCGGATATCGCCCGAGCGCGCGGTGGTCATCGGGGACGCGGTGGACGATGCCGTGGCCGCGGCCCATGTCGGGGCGCGTGCGGTGCTCTACACCGGTGGTTCGCACAGCCGTAGCAGCCTGGAGGCGGCGGGGGTGCCGGTGGTGGACACCCTGGCGGAGGCTGTCGCACTGGCCGAACTGATGGGTGTCTGA
- a CDS encoding Rv3235 family protein, which produces MSTDKTRPAGRRDRSRPGTVPPQRAPHRPRQPLRPHQWFAERLLAVLSGQRPVHWMLGHTIGEAYDQLAELAPGAPLGAGSRRPVVRTCHGTQPATGVVEAFASIATGEQVRAMAFRLEQGPDLRWRCAAVDLGGERLTAVG; this is translated from the coding sequence ATGAGCACGGACAAGACCAGGCCCGCCGGACGACGCGACCGGTCCAGGCCGGGCACCGTACCGCCGCAGCGGGCACCCCACCGGCCCCGGCAGCCGCTGCGCCCGCACCAGTGGTTCGCAGAGCGCCTGCTCGCCGTCCTCAGCGGCCAGCGCCCGGTGCACTGGATGCTCGGCCACACGATCGGCGAGGCCTACGACCAGCTGGCCGAACTCGCTCCGGGCGCCCCGCTCGGCGCGGGGAGCAGGCGTCCCGTCGTACGCACCTGCCACGGCACCCAGCCGGCCACGGGGGTGGTCGAGGCCTTCGCCAGCATCGCCACCGGAGAACAGGTCCGCGCCATGGCCTTCCGCCTGGAACAGGGCCCCGACCTCCGCTGGCGCTGCGCCGCGGTGGACCTCGGCGGCGAACGCCTCACGGCCGTCGGATAG
- a CDS encoding DUF6912 family protein, protein MRVYVPLTLSGLAAAHGAGEVGPGPLTAYAVTPGLREWYVSDDIEELEYAALNRAASASLRLIAGKPDEPRRRVVVALDVADGAAVADPDHILDAASLGEVRIADPVALSKAAAVHVDADDAEKDVAAAAAALGAADLGDDDAQFTVDGAEDHELLWFGIQEIPGLIG, encoded by the coding sequence ATGCGTGTGTACGTCCCTCTGACCCTCTCCGGTCTCGCAGCGGCACACGGGGCGGGCGAGGTCGGTCCCGGGCCGCTGACCGCCTATGCGGTGACTCCGGGGCTGCGTGAGTGGTACGTCTCCGACGACATCGAGGAGCTGGAGTACGCGGCGCTCAACCGGGCCGCCTCCGCCTCCCTGCGGCTGATCGCCGGGAAGCCCGACGAGCCCCGGCGCCGGGTGGTCGTCGCGCTCGACGTGGCGGACGGGGCAGCGGTCGCCGATCCGGATCACATCCTGGACGCGGCGTCGCTCGGAGAGGTGCGGATCGCGGACCCCGTGGCCCTGTCGAAGGCCGCCGCCGTGCATGTGGACGCCGACGACGCCGAGAAGGACGTCGCGGCGGCAGCGGCAGCCCTGGGGGCCGCGGACCTCGGTGACGACGACGCGCAGTTCACGGTGGACGGTGCGGAGGACCACGAGCTGCTGTGGTTCGGGATCCAGGAGATCCCCGGCCTGATCGGCTGA